A window of Torulaspora globosa chromosome 8, complete sequence contains these coding sequences:
- the BCK2 gene encoding Bck2p (ancestral locus Anc_8.232): protein MSKQSPRISSSGAESVNKWKIPHYYRRSSAASSLQSNGSDSANGSTPSTPGVNIMSSPKKVLMEDPKKGTKRPVYRSRKSKKKNGEMVFVNYTVQDSASEDSVTSVHTPELPTAGASPVLNSKKKSSRSRMLKIFGSSKAPPAVIGGSNLVSCAENEVMSDPYAVSTTSAPAKRSYGSFLKYGKFHGSSAHNRGNEPVPGLLSEEVVPKSVYSPNLVKPAPIGRFVGDSPRKVGYLGGGNPNVESVESPMEYRYLGTNHASSAAELGAYPYSKASFSESVIGAKKHADENDASIAFSKMFSRKRANTGGSESSLLSLSHNAQEQLQSTMVPALRKNMSASSISSISYRSPIRTASPARPRSGTRGSYTHAVSSHSRADSQDAGSFIGAESFLDSQMANRSGSAAKHRRKQESISESHRLYNSSATNSTVVNSSGNQSVVTPSSSSLVTPPPFTSGYSVPSNTSASSTPSAMDLTLASQTGSFGNLVNSISSINPAGNHSTLNVSQPVLDRDSSSELLFEESDIPTPVDNLPALRSMTKALETKVEDSIGQIVPSQGAHRGFNTNDRETKRSHQNIDVLDAFLPHEGSTSSSQGGSILTKSTSSVSDNIVIGHWQDQGCYSLIDAGPGGAGIREKTIPASAFNLSGGTTAVESLEYEAFESQIFLGHNYQQDEQSHQVDMEFDFVNSGNFLNKQKEISPGGSNSSGQVEAVEGTSANGQNSAVTSIANFSPGTNATVSVEEVGNSGVYHRNFDRLGAHANSLSHAGPKAGQPLPLYSMGQWKAINSDLEAITDSLGIGGEMNDTPYMYQPNRG from the coding sequence ATGTCAAAGCAGAGTCCGCGGATTTCTAGTTCCGGGGCTGAATCTGTGAACAAGTGGAAGATTCCTCATTACTACAGGCGGTCTTCTGCAGCGTCTTCGCTGCAATCAAATGGATCCGATAGTGCTAATGGCAGCACGCCGAGTACCCCCGGGGTCAATATTATGAGCAGTCCCAAGAAGGTGCTGATGGAGGATCCCAAGAAGGGCACAAAACGGCCCGTTTATCGGTCCAGGaaaagcaagaagaaaaatggcGAGATGGTGTTTGTTAACTACACGGTTCAGGATTCAGCATCTGAAGACAGCGTAACGTCCGTTCACACGCCAGAGCTTCCTACTGCGGGAGCGTCGCCCGTTTTGAattcgaagaaaaaatctTCCAGGAGCAGAATGCTGAAGATCTTTGGCTCGTCGAAGGCTCCCCCAGCGGTTATTGGTGGCTCCAACTTAGTCTCATGTGCAGAAAATGAAGTTATGTCTGATCCTTACGCTGTCAGCACGACCAGCGCCCCGGCTAAGAGATCTTATGGCTCTTTTTTGAAATATGGCAAGTTTCATGGTTCGTCCGCGCATAACAGAGGAAATGAGCCAGTCCCAGGCTTGCTCTCAGAAGAAGTCGTTCCAAAGTCGGTCTACAGTCCAAACTTAGTCAAGCCCGCTCCGATTGGTCGTTTTGTGGGTGATTCGCCTCGTAAAGTTGGCTACTTAGGTGGTGGTAACCCGAATGTAGAATCTGTTGAATCGCCTATGGAATATCGCTATCTGGGCACAAACCATGCTTCTAGTGCTGCCGAACTGGGAGCTTACCCATACAGTAAGGCATCTTTTTCAGAATCAGTAATCGGTGCTAAGAAGCACgctgatgaaaatgatGCGTCCATAGCATTTAGCAAAATGTTCAGTAGGAAAAGAGCGAATACGGGCGGGTCCGAGTCTTCGTTATTATCTCTGAGTCATAATGCTCAAGAACAACTACAATCAACTATGGTTCCAGCTCTTCGGAAGAACATGTCAGCGTCTTCCATATCGTCGATTTCCTACCGGTCTCCAATAAGGACGGCCTCACCAGCAAGGCCGCGCTCAGGCACTCGCGGATCATACACTCATGCTGTTAGTTCCCATAGTCGGGCAGATTCACAGGATGCCGGTAGCTTCATAGGAGCGGAATCGTTTCTAGACTCCCAGATGGCAAATAGGAGTGGGAGCGCAGCCAAACATAGAAGGAAGCAGGAATCGATCTCAGAGTCACATCGGTTGTACAACTCATCGGCAACGAATTCGACAGTTGTGAACAGCAGTGGAAATCAAAGCGTAGTTACgccttcttcgtcatcgctgGTGACACCGCCACCTTTTACTTCAGGTTACTCAGTCCCGTCCAACacctctgcttcttcaactccaaGCGCGATGGATCTCACGCTTGCCAGTCAGACAGGTAGCTTCGGCAACCTCGTGAACAGCATCAGCAGTATAAACCCTGCAGGGAATCATAGCACCCTCAACGTATCACAGCCTGTACTAGATCGGGACAGTTCATCAGAACTCCTCTTCGAAGAATCAGATATTCCAACCCCTGTAGACAACTTACCAGCGCTGAGAAGTATGACAAAAGCATTGGAGACAAAGGTTGAAGATAGCATAGGACAAATAGTTCCGTCGCAAGGGGCGCACAGGGGATTCAACACCAATGATCGGGAGACTAAACGTAGCCATCAAAATATCGATGTCCTTGATGCATTTTTGCCTCACGAAGGCAGCACTAGTAGTAGCCAAGGAGGTTCGATCCTAACGAAATCCACCTCATCTGTCAGTGATAATATAGTAATAGGTCATTGGCAGGATCAAGGCTGTTACTCACTGATCGATGCAGGACCAGGTGGAGCGGGGATTCGTGAAAAGACTATTCCCGCTTCAGCTTTTAACTTGTCTGGCGGTACAACTGCGGTTGAAAGCCTGGAATATGAAGCCTTTGAAAGTCAAATATTCCTAGGACATAATTACCAGCAAGACGAACAATCGCACCAAGTGGACATGGAATTCGATTTTGTCAATTCAGGCAATTTTCTCAACAAACAAAAGGAAATATCTCCTGGAGGTTCGAACAGTAGTGGTCAAGTTGAAGCGGTAGAAGGTACTTCAGCAAATGGACAGAATTCAGCGGTCACGTCCATTGCGAACTTTTCCCCAGGAACAAATGCCACAGTCTCGGTAGAAGAAGTCGGAAATTCAGGCGTTTACCATCGCAACTTCGATCGATTGGGTGCTCATGCCAACTCTCTCTCTCACGCAGGTCCAAAAGCTGGACAACCGCTTCCTCTATATTCCATGGGTCAGTGGAAAGCTATCAACAGTGATCTTGAGGCCATTACTGACTCACTTGGGATCGGCGGTGAGATGAATGATACTCCCTACATGTATCAGCCAAACAGAGGTTGA